In Pseudobacter ginsenosidimutans, the following are encoded in one genomic region:
- a CDS encoding LutB/LldF family L-lactate oxidation iron-sulfur protein, with product MSFTHHSHPDAAKDFVKNTERMQWHDEALWFVRARRDRIAHTVADWEELRNQASAIKNHTLSNLDVYLQQFEEQAIANGVQVHWAADGKAHNEIVLQLLNKHHAKKIVKSKSMLTEECHLNPYLEEHGIEVVDTDLGERIVQLRKEPPSHIVLPAIHIKKEEVGELFHEHLGTEAGASDPQYLTSAAREHLRQKFLAADAAITGVNFAVAETGAFVVCTNEGNADLGAHLAKVHIACMGIEKVIPKTNDLGVFLRLLARSATGQAITTYNSHFRKAAPGAELHIIIVDNGRTTQLGREAFRNSLKCIRCGACMNTCPVYRRSGGHSYHNAVAGPIGAILAPNINMKQYADLPFASTLCGSCTDVCPVKIDIHNQLYQWRQVLTREGHAPLAKKAAMKIMGNVLASPKKYSISGKLARKFLKWFPRLSVNGRINPWGKQRELPEVPEQSFREWYQQQQNKKQQK from the coding sequence ATGAGTTTCACCCATCACTCACATCCCGATGCAGCGAAGGACTTCGTCAAAAACACGGAGCGGATGCAATGGCACGATGAAGCGCTCTGGTTCGTGAGAGCCAGGAGGGACCGCATTGCGCATACTGTTGCCGATTGGGAAGAGCTGCGTAACCAGGCTTCCGCCATCAAAAACCATACCCTCTCTAACCTGGATGTATACCTGCAACAGTTCGAAGAGCAGGCCATCGCCAATGGCGTACAGGTGCACTGGGCAGCCGATGGAAAAGCGCATAACGAGATCGTGCTGCAATTGCTGAACAAGCACCATGCAAAGAAGATCGTGAAGAGCAAGAGCATGCTCACGGAGGAATGTCATCTTAATCCATACCTGGAGGAACATGGCATCGAAGTGGTGGATACCGATCTCGGCGAACGCATCGTTCAGCTCAGAAAAGAACCGCCCAGCCATATCGTGCTGCCCGCCATCCATATCAAAAAAGAGGAAGTGGGCGAATTGTTCCATGAACATCTCGGTACGGAAGCAGGCGCTTCCGATCCGCAGTATCTCACCAGTGCTGCGCGTGAGCATCTCCGTCAGAAATTCCTGGCAGCCGATGCCGCCATCACAGGAGTGAATTTTGCAGTAGCGGAAACCGGCGCTTTCGTGGTTTGCACCAATGAAGGCAATGCAGATCTGGGCGCACATCTCGCCAAAGTACATATCGCCTGTATGGGCATCGAGAAAGTGATCCCGAAAACGAATGATCTCGGTGTGTTCCTGCGACTGCTGGCCAGAAGCGCCACGGGCCAGGCCATCACCACTTACAATAGTCATTTCCGAAAAGCTGCGCCCGGCGCGGAATTGCATATCATCATCGTAGACAATGGCCGCACCACCCAACTGGGCCGCGAAGCCTTCCGCAATTCACTGAAATGCATCCGTTGCGGAGCCTGCATGAATACCTGTCCCGTTTACCGCAGAAGCGGAGGTCATAGTTATCACAATGCAGTAGCAGGACCAATCGGCGCGATACTGGCCCCGAACATCAATATGAAACAATATGCCGATCTCCCCTTCGCCAGCACACTCTGTGGCAGCTGCACGGATGTATGCCCGGTGAAGATCGATATCCATAACCAGCTCTACCAGTGGCGGCAGGTACTTACCCGCGAAGGCCATGCACCCCTTGCCAAAAAAGCAGCGATGAAGATCATGGGCAATGTTCTGGCATCGCCTAAAAAATATTCCATTTCGGGTAAGCTGGCCCGTAAGTTCCTCAAATGGTTCCCCCGATTGTCTGTAAATGGACGGATCAACCCCTGGGGCAAACAAAGGGAACTGCCGGAAGTACCGGAACAAAGTTTCCGCGAATGGTACCAGCAACAACAAAATAAAAAACAACAAAAGTGA
- a CDS encoding (Fe-S)-binding protein, with protein MRVALFVPCYVDQFYPNVAIATFRLLTELGVDIEFPSGQTCCGQPMANGGFEDYTKGCNRNFVENFSGYDYIVSPSGSCVLHVKDHLHDEKVEATATTIRQRVYELCEFLTDVLKVTALNSCFSGKVALHQGCHGQRGLQLGSSSERMLPCFSKPLQLLQLVQGIEMVPLNRGDECCGFGGTFCVTEEAVSVAMGNSKLNDYRLNGAEVLTGTDMSCLMHQEGLIRRQQLPIRVMHIAEILAGEEK; from the coding sequence ATGCGCGTAGCTTTATTCGTACCCTGCTATGTTGACCAGTTCTACCCCAATGTAGCCATTGCCACATTCCGGCTGCTCACAGAACTGGGCGTGGATATTGAATTCCCATCCGGTCAAACCTGCTGCGGTCAGCCAATGGCCAATGGAGGGTTTGAAGATTATACAAAAGGATGCAACAGGAATTTCGTGGAGAATTTTTCGGGGTACGATTATATTGTAAGCCCCTCCGGCAGTTGTGTTCTGCATGTGAAAGACCATTTGCACGATGAGAAAGTTGAAGCAACGGCCACCACTATACGCCAGCGCGTGTACGAGCTCTGCGAATTCCTGACCGATGTGCTGAAAGTAACGGCACTGAACAGCTGCTTTTCAGGAAAAGTGGCGCTGCATCAGGGTTGTCACGGACAGCGCGGATTGCAGCTCGGCTCGTCCAGCGAAAGAATGCTCCCCTGCTTTTCCAAGCCATTGCAACTGTTGCAACTGGTACAGGGAATTGAAATGGTGCCATTGAACAGGGGCGATGAATGCTGCGGTTTCGGCGGCACTTTCTGTGTTACCGAAGAAGCTGTTTCCGTTGCAATGGGCAATTCAAAACTGAACGACTATCGGCTGAACGGTGCTGAAGTACTCACCGGAACGGATATGAGCTGCCTCATGCACCAGGAAGGTTTGATCAGGCGGCAGCAACTACCCATCAGGGTAATGCATATTGCTGAAATACTTGCAGGCGAAGAAAAATAA
- a CDS encoding SDR family NAD(P)-dependent oxidoreductase, with the protein MFSLKNKKAVVTGGGSGIGKAIATLFAKQGATVHIIELSEDSGADALKAITDAGGKAHVHACNVTNQQEVIDTFQVIGPHQILVNNAGIAHIGKADNTKEADFDRVMNVNVKGVYNCLYSSIPLIKEAGGGVIINMASIAAWVGLSDRFVYSTAKGAVMAMTLSVAKDYVKDNIRCNSVSPARVHTPFVDGFLKNNYPGQEAEMFEKLSRTQPIGRMASPDEIAGLVLYLASDEAGFITGCDYPIDGGFIKLNS; encoded by the coding sequence ATGTTCTCATTAAAAAACAAAAAGGCAGTAGTTACAGGCGGAGGAAGCGGAATCGGTAAAGCCATCGCCACTCTCTTTGCAAAGCAGGGCGCCACCGTGCATATCATAGAGCTCAGTGAAGACAGTGGCGCCGATGCACTGAAGGCCATTACCGACGCAGGAGGAAAAGCGCATGTACATGCCTGTAATGTAACCAATCAACAGGAGGTGATCGATACTTTCCAGGTCATCGGCCCGCACCAGATCCTGGTGAACAATGCAGGTATTGCGCATATCGGGAAGGCCGACAATACAAAGGAAGCCGACTTCGACCGCGTGATGAACGTGAATGTGAAAGGCGTGTACAATTGCCTGTACTCCTCCATCCCGCTGATAAAAGAAGCCGGGGGCGGTGTGATCATCAATATGGCCAGCATTGCGGCCTGGGTGGGACTGAGTGATCGTTTCGTATACTCCACCGCCAAAGGCGCTGTAATGGCCATGACACTTTCCGTTGCCAAGGATTATGTGAAAGATAATATCCGCTGCAATTCCGTATCGCCCGCCCGTGTGCACACGCCATTTGTTGACGGGTTCCTCAAAAACAATTACCCCGGCCAGGAAGCAGAGATGTTTGAGAAGCTGTCCAGGACACAGCCCATCGGACGCATGGCTTCTCCCGATGAGATCGCAGGCCTGGTGCTATACCTCGCCAGTGACGAAGCCGGATTCATCACCGGTTGCGACTACCCTATCGATGGCGGCTTCATAAAACTGAACAGCTGA
- the fucP gene encoding L-fucose:H+ symporter permease, protein MAIASLSTVKTTAASAGKKMLLPFILVTSLFFFWGFVHNLDPILIPHLRKAFRLNNLQSSLVDFSVFIAYFVMALPAGYVMRKYGYKSGILLGLILFAIGSFLFIPAANTREYGFFLGALFVIACGLTFLETAANPYATVLGPPESATQRLNLAQSFNGLAAMVAPIVGGKMILSGTEYTDAQLASMTEQARNAYLQSEADSVKLPYLILGILIVLVTVLIFFTKMPDNKEEGNEDGSGNPLHAFRHRHLTWAVVAQFFYVGAQVCVSSFFIVIATKAANISETAAANYLGLGYGLAFMGGRFAGTFFMRFITPAKLLTIYSIINVLLSLVAIFAEGMITVYALIGIAFFMSIMFPTIFSLGIKDLGKDTKLGSSLIVMSIVGGALLPLGLARIADITKNIQYGYSVPLICFIVVAYFGWKGHQIKKA, encoded by the coding sequence ATGGCGATTGCTTCCTTATCAACTGTAAAAACTACTGCCGCATCCGCCGGTAAGAAAATGCTGCTGCCTTTTATCCTGGTCACCAGCCTTTTCTTTTTCTGGGGATTTGTGCATAATCTCGATCCCATACTGATCCCGCATTTGCGAAAAGCATTCAGACTTAATAATCTTCAATCATCCCTCGTTGATTTTTCGGTATTTATCGCCTACTTCGTAATGGCATTGCCTGCCGGTTACGTGATGCGCAAGTATGGCTATAAGTCAGGGATATTACTTGGGCTGATACTTTTCGCCATCGGTTCTTTCCTTTTCATCCCCGCTGCAAACACACGTGAATATGGGTTCTTCCTCGGTGCACTTTTTGTGATCGCCTGCGGACTCACTTTCCTTGAAACTGCCGCCAACCCATACGCTACGGTATTGGGACCTCCCGAATCGGCTACTCAAAGACTGAATCTCGCCCAATCTTTCAATGGACTGGCGGCGATGGTTGCCCCAATCGTTGGCGGGAAAATGATACTCTCCGGCACTGAATATACAGATGCACAACTGGCCTCCATGACCGAACAAGCCAGGAACGCCTACCTTCAATCGGAAGCCGACAGTGTGAAATTGCCTTACCTGATATTGGGAATATTGATTGTGCTGGTGACCGTTCTGATCTTCTTCACCAAAATGCCGGACAATAAAGAAGAAGGGAATGAAGATGGAAGCGGCAATCCGTTACATGCTTTCCGTCACCGTCATCTCACATGGGCTGTAGTGGCGCAATTCTTCTATGTAGGCGCACAGGTTTGCGTAAGCAGTTTCTTCATCGTGATCGCCACAAAAGCTGCCAATATCTCTGAAACAGCTGCCGCCAATTATCTGGGACTGGGTTATGGTCTCGCTTTCATGGGTGGTCGTTTTGCAGGCACATTCTTTATGCGTTTTATTACGCCCGCAAAGCTGCTTACCATCTACTCCATCATCAATGTATTGCTTTCCCTGGTCGCCATCTTTGCAGAAGGCATGATCACCGTATATGCATTGATCGGTATCGCCTTCTTCATGAGCATCATGTTCCCTACTATCTTTTCCCTGGGCATCAAAGACCTGGGAAAAGATACCAAGCTTGGGTCCTCACTGATTGTTATGAGTATCGTGGGGGGCGCATTATTGCCATTGGGACTGGCGCGTATTGCTGATATTACAAAGAATATCCAGTATGGATACAGTGTTCCGCTGATCTGTTTCATTGTGGTAGCGTATTTCGGCTGGAAAGGCCACCAGATCAAAAAAGCATAA
- a CDS encoding L-rhamnose mutarotase yields the protein MSHRHCFALDLKNDPGLIAEYETYHQSVWPAIIQSIKEAGINDLQIYRVENRLFMIMEVNEQFSFEKKNAADATNPEVQRWEELMWTYQQALPTAKAGEKWMKMNKIFQL from the coding sequence ATGAGCCATAGACATTGCTTTGCACTCGACCTCAAAAACGATCCCGGTCTCATCGCCGAATATGAAACTTACCACCAGTCAGTATGGCCTGCCATTATCCAATCCATCAAAGAAGCTGGCATTAATGATCTTCAGATCTACAGGGTAGAGAATCGTTTATTCATGATCATGGAAGTGAATGAGCAGTTCTCCTTTGAAAAGAAGAATGCTGCCGATGCAACCAACCCGGAAGTGCAACGCTGGGAAGAACTGATGTGGACCTACCAGCAGGCATTGCCCACTGCAAAAGCGGGGGAGAAATGGATGAAGATGAATAAAATATTTCAACTCTAA
- a CDS encoding SusC/RagA family TonB-linked outer membrane protein yields the protein MKKTCHASTPACSNLRRAVMLLFIQLLWMLPLMAQQITLTGVVRNSKGDALKGVSVNVKGSSTGTTTNDDGAFSLHVSKDNVTLVFSFVGHATQEVSVGKDRVFNIELKEGSGNPLDEVVVIGYGGTMRKRDLGGSIASVGKKQIAERQPVTLFDALQGQAAGVLVTNDNGDPAGQGTIQIRGASTINSGNGPLYVIDGVLNENANFVNPADMESIEILKDGASISIYGARGANGVIIITTKKGKEGKPMVNVAFNHVMGKLAHKLRTTSADELREYRKLRGDGNPTNLDSVNPYLNSDNDYQDLLFRTANKDVLSLSISGAQKGGANYYGSINYTDDRSIVINSWMKRLQAKVNVGYSANKRFTISHSLAFSYQTGNNIPVGTSARQVWERNPWTSIYKPNGELASYVESKRNPVAYALINKDNDNDYTMQLNNTLSYQIMPDLKFTILLNAILENETNKSFMSAFLTSGGTGDATGSNYFRKRFYWEAQAYLNYKKTLGDHEFTGLLGVSTNRNKWDSYLISMYRYLSEEINVSNAGIVDLTKTRTLASANADASVFGRIGYNYLGKYILQGSFRRDGSSRFGERNKWGNFFSGSVAWRFSQEKWMDWAAGFVQDAKLRLAVGQAGNDRIGDYASFSNMVFGQQYYAGQSAASESTVLGNKEIQWEKTTSYNLGLEVTMLKNRLNLTAEYYIKRTTDLLWQKELAKETGKYTVPTNLGTISNKGLEFVLSGTPVSTKNFSWDISGNISFTDGFIDKLVGSSSVIEDQWLLVEGGRIGDFFLWKNLGVYQWNESNAYNEKGERLNVVLGSNGMPNGSYTDATGKAYSGTIYSKSRNGNKLVGGDTEWLDVNNDGEIDDLDKVIAGNGIPDYFFGFNTTFRYKNFSLNVLFNGQIGNEIYNYVRNDQNRNNSTYSPPIWDAIKNAWWKPGDVAIYPRFAAKDERGGMSLGYNSLYLEDGSFIRLTSARLNYALPSQIAKKWRMNNANIFIYGSNLLTWTNYSWYDPEFSSDGLKIGVDNGKYPKRREVGMGLNVNF from the coding sequence ATGAAAAAGACCTGCCATGCTTCAACCCCGGCATGCTCCAACCTTCGCCGGGCTGTTATGCTGCTATTTATTCAGTTGCTCTGGATGTTGCCATTGATGGCGCAACAGATCACCCTTACCGGAGTTGTGAGAAACTCCAAAGGGGATGCCCTGAAAGGAGTCAGCGTTAACGTAAAAGGATCTTCAACAGGTACCACCACCAACGATGATGGCGCCTTTTCTCTCCATGTTTCAAAAGACAATGTAACGCTTGTTTTCTCATTTGTTGGCCACGCCACCCAGGAAGTATCAGTGGGTAAGGACCGCGTCTTCAATATCGAATTGAAGGAAGGTAGCGGTAACCCGCTTGACGAAGTGGTGGTGATCGGTTACGGAGGCACCATGCGCAAACGCGACCTGGGCGGCTCCATTGCTTCTGTTGGCAAGAAGCAGATTGCCGAGCGTCAGCCGGTAACACTGTTCGATGCCTTGCAGGGACAGGCTGCCGGTGTACTGGTTACCAATGATAACGGCGATCCTGCCGGTCAGGGTACCATCCAGATCCGCGGCGCCTCTACCATCAACTCTGGTAATGGTCCGCTATATGTGATCGATGGCGTACTCAATGAGAACGCCAACTTCGTGAACCCCGCCGATATGGAGTCCATCGAAATACTTAAAGATGGAGCTTCCATTTCCATTTACGGTGCCCGCGGCGCCAACGGTGTGATCATCATCACTACCAAAAAAGGTAAGGAGGGTAAACCCATGGTGAATGTGGCTTTCAATCACGTGATGGGTAAACTGGCGCATAAGCTTCGTACCACTTCTGCCGATGAGCTGAGGGAATACCGGAAGCTCCGTGGTGATGGTAACCCTACCAACCTGGATTCCGTAAACCCTTACCTCAATTCAGATAATGACTATCAGGACCTCCTTTTCCGTACAGCCAATAAGGATGTACTGTCTCTGAGTATCTCAGGTGCACAAAAGGGAGGAGCCAATTATTATGGAAGTATCAACTATACAGATGACCGTTCCATCGTGATCAATAGCTGGATGAAACGTCTCCAGGCAAAAGTGAATGTGGGATATTCCGCCAATAAAAGATTTACCATTTCGCATAGCCTCGCCTTTTCATACCAGACCGGTAACAATATCCCGGTAGGAACTTCGGCAAGGCAGGTTTGGGAGCGAAACCCCTGGACCAGTATCTACAAACCAAATGGCGAACTGGCCAGCTACGTGGAATCGAAAAGGAACCCCGTGGCCTATGCACTGATCAATAAGGATAACGATAATGATTATACGATGCAGCTCAACAATACGCTGAGCTACCAGATCATGCCTGATCTGAAGTTCACCATCTTGCTGAACGCCATCCTGGAAAATGAGACCAATAAAAGTTTCATGTCTGCCTTCCTCACATCCGGAGGTACTGGCGATGCAACAGGGAGCAACTATTTCCGAAAAAGATTTTACTGGGAAGCGCAGGCTTACCTGAATTATAAGAAAACGCTTGGTGATCACGAATTCACCGGTTTGCTGGGTGTAAGCACCAACAGGAATAAATGGGACAGCTATCTCATTTCCATGTACCGCTATCTCAGTGAAGAGATCAATGTATCCAATGCCGGTATTGTAGACCTGACCAAAACCAGGACTCTCGCTTCTGCCAATGCCGATGCATCTGTCTTCGGCCGTATCGGTTACAACTATCTTGGTAAATATATCTTACAGGGTTCTTTCCGCCGTGATGGTTCTTCACGTTTCGGTGAGAGGAACAAATGGGGCAATTTCTTCTCCGGATCAGTTGCATGGCGCTTTTCACAGGAGAAATGGATGGACTGGGCTGCTGGCTTTGTGCAGGATGCCAAACTCCGCCTCGCGGTTGGCCAGGCGGGTAACGACCGTATCGGCGACTATGCATCTTTTTCCAATATGGTGTTTGGTCAGCAATATTATGCCGGACAAAGTGCCGCTTCTGAATCTACAGTACTTGGAAACAAGGAAATCCAATGGGAGAAGACCACTTCCTACAATCTCGGCCTCGAAGTCACTATGTTGAAGAACAGGTTGAACCTGACTGCTGAATATTATATCAAGAGAACTACCGACCTGCTCTGGCAAAAAGAACTGGCGAAAGAAACCGGCAAGTACACCGTGCCTACCAACCTGGGAACCATCAGTAATAAAGGCCTGGAGTTTGTGTTGAGCGGCACCCCTGTATCTACAAAGAATTTCAGCTGGGATATCAGCGGTAATATCTCCTTTACAGATGGTTTCATCGATAAACTCGTCGGTAGTTCCTCTGTGATTGAAGACCAGTGGTTGCTGGTGGAAGGCGGAAGGATCGGTGATTTCTTCCTCTGGAAAAATCTTGGCGTTTACCAGTGGAATGAATCCAATGCATATAATGAAAAAGGAGAAAGACTAAATGTAGTGCTGGGCTCCAATGGCATGCCCAATGGATCTTATACCGATGCTACCGGTAAAGCATATTCGGGAACTATTTACAGCAAATCCCGCAATGGCAACAAACTGGTGGGTGGCGATACTGAATGGCTTGATGTGAATAATGACGGAGAGATCGATGACCTGGACAAAGTGATCGCTGGCAATGGTATACCCGATTATTTCTTCGGCTTCAACACCACTTTCCGTTATAAGAATTTCAGCCTGAACGTACTGTTCAATGGACAGATCGGTAACGAGATCTACAACTATGTGCGTAACGACCAGAACCGTAACAATTCCACTTATTCTCCTCCTATCTGGGATGCGATCAAAAATGCCTGGTGGAAACCCGGTGATGTGGCTATCTATCCACGTTTTGCTGCAAAGGATGAGAGAGGTGGTATGAGCCTTGGCTACAACAGCCTTTACCTGGAAGATGGTTCTTTTATCCGTCTTACCAGCGCTCGTCTCAATTATGCACTGCCTTCGCAGATTGCCAAAAAATGGAGGATGAACAACGCGAACATTTTCATTTACGGTTCCAACCTGTTGACATGGACCAACTACTCCTGGTATGATCCGGAATTCTCTTCCGATGGTTTGAAGATCGGTGTTGACAATGGTAAGTATCCAAAGAGAAGGGAAGTAGGTATGGGCCTCAATGTTAACTTCTAA
- a CDS encoding RagB/SusD family nutrient uptake outer membrane protein: protein MKRLFLNISMLATIAIGGNGCAKFLDEKPLTEVETNKYFKSAKDITAAMAGVYASFQQEMTGAGSGSTWGKYVFWGEARGDNYDRTQYNFAHAVEIASNGLSSSNAAANWSGLYRTIGRANNCIKYIPQVPQFDRTATKQVIDGNLAQSYAMRAMCYFWIVRIWGDAPIWLEPYTDVAEEPNRAREKAEDIYTKVIIPDLLKAYDLIPKTATPSQWHIGEGAICAMLADVYMTRKDPDNAMVWFNNLFKAKAPSGKVFTGQSAADLVPQADWKKVFLNANTNENIWSIHWDFTVNGCACLPNSLYHSNSPLQIDSAVMTDWQAIQATDFRARQTVDFAASLRDRMQKYYAVPATGTIDWGAAKTKELPVYLVMYRLTDMMLLYAEAANQKDDMATALKWLNIVRTRAGLPAFLEGADTLSTKAKMENLLLNERRWELFGEGKRWFDLVRTGKAIEVMDPVLRRRQTRQWVPIVGWEGGTDKLLWPIHRTLIENNPLLKQNFPYN from the coding sequence ATGAAAAGATTATTTCTCAATATATCAATGTTGGCAACCATCGCAATTGGCGGAAATGGTTGTGCCAAGTTCCTGGATGAAAAACCACTTACGGAAGTGGAAACAAACAAATATTTCAAATCTGCCAAAGATATCACTGCTGCGATGGCCGGAGTATATGCATCTTTCCAGCAGGAGATGACTGGCGCAGGTAGCGGTAGCACCTGGGGTAAATATGTGTTTTGGGGAGAAGCCCGCGGCGATAACTATGATCGCACGCAATATAATTTCGCACATGCGGTGGAGATAGCTTCCAATGGTCTTAGCTCCAGCAATGCAGCTGCCAACTGGTCCGGGCTCTACAGGACCATTGGCCGCGCCAACAACTGTATCAAGTATATTCCGCAGGTCCCTCAATTTGACCGTACCGCTACCAAGCAGGTCATAGACGGAAACCTGGCGCAGAGCTATGCGATGCGCGCCATGTGTTATTTCTGGATCGTAAGGATCTGGGGCGATGCACCCATCTGGCTGGAGCCCTACACTGATGTGGCAGAAGAACCCAACAGGGCCAGGGAAAAAGCAGAAGACATTTACACGAAAGTGATCATTCCCGATCTTCTGAAAGCGTATGATCTTATTCCCAAGACTGCAACTCCGTCTCAATGGCATATTGGTGAAGGCGCCATCTGTGCAATGCTGGCTGATGTTTATATGACCAGGAAAGATCCGGACAATGCAATGGTCTGGTTCAATAATCTCTTCAAGGCAAAAGCGCCTTCCGGAAAAGTATTCACCGGTCAGAGTGCGGCTGATCTTGTTCCGCAGGCCGACTGGAAAAAGGTTTTCCTCAATGCAAATACCAACGAGAATATCTGGAGCATTCACTGGGATTTCACCGTGAATGGTTGCGCTTGTTTGCCCAACTCCCTCTATCACAGCAATAGCCCGCTGCAGATAGATTCTGCTGTGATGACTGACTGGCAGGCGATCCAGGCAACAGACTTCCGTGCAAGGCAGACGGTGGATTTTGCAGCCTCTTTGCGCGACAGGATGCAGAAATATTATGCAGTACCTGCAACAGGCACCATCGATTGGGGAGCAGCCAAAACAAAAGAATTGCCTGTATACCTGGTGATGTATCGTCTTACCGATATGATGTTACTGTACGCAGAAGCAGCCAATCAGAAAGATGATATGGCCACTGCACTCAAATGGCTGAATATTGTTCGCACACGTGCCGGTCTTCCTGCATTTTTAGAAGGTGCGGATACATTATCAACAAAGGCAAAAATGGAAAACCTGCTCCTGAACGAACGTCGCTGGGAACTGTTCGGCGAAGGAAAACGCTGGTTCGACCTTGTTCGTACAGGAAAAGCGATCGAGGTGATGGACCCTGTTCTCAGACGCAGGCAAACAAGGCAGTGGGTGCCCATCGTTGGATGGGAAGGTGGTACTGATAAACTTCTCTGGCCGATCCACCGCACACTGATCGAGAACAATCCTTTGCTGAAACAAAATTTCCCTTACAATTAA